In Nakamurella flava, a single genomic region encodes these proteins:
- a CDS encoding aldehyde dehydrogenase family protein translates to MTIAPLPPVADHPMIIDGQPVAAGSGEWADVHCPGRRGTVLGRVPRADQADVDRAVAAAHRALPGWRDLHFKDRQIALLRIADALQDAAEELAVLTAADTGNAIRPQARPESQTLVNLFRYFGGVAGEFKGTVLPAGADQLQYTRREPLGVLAGILPWNSPLMIAGMKVPAALAAGNSIVLKPAEDAPLTIIRMVEIANRFLPPGVLTVVTGRGSVVGEALVRHPDVHKVSFTGSTEIGRHVAAVTGERIAHTSLELGGKSPTIVFPDAAADDRLAETVEGVLLGMRFTRQGQSCTAGSRLFVHADVYDRVLDAVAARAAELVVGDPLDDATDMGALINEKQYRSVLDYVRDGRAQPGVRVALEGGPYRAEGLDGWYQSPTILGGVDNTWRIAREEVFGPVLVAIPWTDRDEVVRMANDSHYGLAAYIWSRDLTAALDTAHRIESGWVQVNQGGGQVIGQSYGGYKQSGIGREFSLEGAIEGFTQTKQINVRLG, encoded by the coding sequence ATGACGATCGCCCCCCTCCCCCCGGTGGCCGATCATCCGATGATCATCGACGGCCAGCCGGTGGCGGCCGGCAGCGGTGAGTGGGCGGACGTCCACTGCCCGGGCCGGCGCGGCACGGTGCTGGGTCGGGTGCCCCGGGCGGACCAGGCCGACGTCGACCGGGCCGTGGCCGCCGCGCACCGGGCCCTGCCCGGCTGGCGCGACCTGCACTTCAAGGACCGGCAGATCGCGCTGCTCCGGATCGCCGACGCCCTGCAGGACGCGGCCGAGGAACTGGCGGTGCTGACGGCGGCCGACACCGGCAACGCGATCCGTCCGCAGGCGCGGCCGGAGTCGCAGACCCTGGTCAACCTGTTCCGATACTTCGGCGGCGTCGCCGGCGAGTTCAAGGGCACCGTGCTGCCGGCCGGCGCCGACCAGTTGCAGTACACCCGGCGGGAACCGCTGGGCGTCCTGGCCGGGATCCTGCCGTGGAACTCGCCGCTGATGATCGCCGGAATGAAGGTGCCGGCCGCGCTCGCCGCGGGCAACAGCATCGTGCTCAAGCCGGCCGAGGACGCCCCGCTGACGATCATCCGGATGGTGGAGATCGCCAACCGGTTCCTGCCTCCCGGGGTGCTCACCGTCGTCACCGGCCGCGGTTCGGTGGTCGGGGAGGCCCTGGTCCGGCATCCGGACGTGCACAAGGTCTCGTTCACCGGCTCGACGGAGATCGGCCGGCACGTCGCGGCGGTCACCGGTGAACGGATCGCGCACACCTCCCTGGAGCTGGGCGGGAAGTCCCCGACGATCGTGTTCCCGGACGCGGCGGCCGACGACCGGCTGGCCGAGACCGTCGAGGGTGTGCTGCTGGGCATGCGCTTCACCCGGCAGGGCCAGTCCTGCACCGCCGGGTCGCGGTTGTTCGTGCACGCCGACGTCTACGACAGAGTGCTCGACGCGGTGGCCGCGCGGGCCGCCGAGCTGGTGGTCGGGGACCCGCTGGACGACGCGACCGACATGGGTGCGCTGATCAACGAGAAGCAGTACCGCTCGGTCCTGGACTACGTGCGGGACGGACGGGCGCAACCCGGGGTCCGGGTCGCCCTGGAGGGTGGGCCGTACCGGGCCGAGGGGCTGGACGGCTGGTACCAGTCGCCGACCATCCTTGGAGGCGTGGACAACACCTGGCGGATCGCCCGTGAGGAGGTCTTCGGGCCGGTGCTGGTGGCGATCCCGTGGACCGACCGGGACGAGGTCGTGCGGATGGCCAACGACTCGCACTACGGGTTGGCCGCCTACATCTGGTCGCGGGACCTGACGGCCGCGCTGGACACCGCGCACCGTATCGAGTCGGGCTGGGTGCAGGTCAACCAGGGCGGCGGACAGGTGATCGGCCAGTCCTACGGGGGCTACAAGCAGTCCGGTATCGGCCGGGAGTTCTCGCTCGAGGGCGCGATCGAGGGCTTCACCCAGACCAAGCAGATCAACGTCCGCCTGGGCTGA
- a CDS encoding acyl-CoA dehydrogenase family protein, with protein MCELSEDQQALAEVARQFADEFLAPNAIEWDRTKHFPVDVLRKAGELGMGGMYVREDVGGSGLTRLDAALVIESLATGCPSIASYVSIHNMVAWMIDKYGTPAQRQQYLPSLTTMADLGSYCLTEPGAGSDAAALSTRAVRDGDDYVLNGVKQFISGAGSTQVYVVMARTSADGADGITAFIVENGSAGLSFGPNEVKMGWNAQPTRQVVMEDVRVPAANRLGDEGQGFRIAMSGLNGGRVNIAASSLGGAQAALEKAIRYTAERRAFGRTIDQFQVVQFELAGMATKLEAARLLVRHAASAIDGAHADVISRCAMAKQFATDVGFEVANAALQLHGGYGYLAEYGVEKIVRDLRVHQILEGTNEIMKVVVSRGLVGAR; from the coding sequence GTGTGTGAACTGTCCGAGGACCAGCAGGCGCTGGCGGAGGTCGCCCGGCAGTTCGCGGACGAGTTCCTCGCCCCGAACGCGATCGAGTGGGACCGCACCAAGCACTTCCCCGTGGACGTGCTGCGCAAGGCGGGGGAGCTCGGCATGGGCGGTATGTACGTGCGGGAAGACGTCGGGGGATCGGGTCTGACCCGATTGGACGCGGCGCTGGTCATCGAGTCGCTCGCCACCGGATGCCCGTCGATCGCCAGCTACGTCTCGATCCACAACATGGTCGCCTGGATGATCGACAAGTACGGCACCCCGGCGCAGCGTCAGCAGTACCTCCCGTCGTTGACGACGATGGCGGACCTCGGCTCCTACTGCCTCACCGAGCCCGGGGCCGGTTCCGACGCCGCCGCGCTCAGTACGCGGGCGGTCCGCGACGGCGACGACTACGTCCTCAACGGGGTCAAGCAGTTCATCTCCGGGGCCGGGAGCACTCAGGTCTACGTGGTGATGGCCCGCACCTCCGCCGACGGAGCCGATGGCATCACCGCGTTCATCGTCGAGAACGGTTCCGCTGGTCTGTCTTTCGGTCCCAACGAGGTCAAGATGGGCTGGAACGCGCAGCCCACCCGTCAGGTTGTCATGGAGGACGTCCGGGTCCCCGCGGCCAACCGGCTCGGCGACGAGGGGCAGGGTTTCCGCATCGCGATGAGCGGCCTGAACGGCGGGCGGGTCAACATCGCGGCCAGCTCGCTGGGCGGCGCTCAGGCCGCCCTGGAGAAGGCGATCCGCTACACCGCCGAACGTCGCGCGTTCGGCCGGACCATCGACCAGTTCCAGGTCGTGCAGTTCGAACTCGCCGGGATGGCGACCAAGCTGGAGGCCGCGCGACTGCTCGTCCGCCACGCCGCGAGCGCCATCGACGGCGCGCACGCCGACGTCATCTCGCGGTGTGCCATGGCCAAACAGTTCGCCACCGACGTCGGCTTCGAGGTGGCCAACGCCGCGCTCCAGTTGCACGGCGGCTACGGCTATCTCGCCGAGTACGGCGTCGAGAAGATCGTGCGCGACCTGCGCGTGCACCAGATCCTCGAGGGGACCAACGAGATCATGAAGGTCGTCGTCTCGCGGGGCCTGGTCGGTGCCCGATGA
- a CDS encoding enoyl-CoA hydratase/isomerase family protein yields the protein MTATTAIAPNGTTPASADASVLIRVDRGIGRITLNRPRQLNAINHEMVHTITAALQEWAADRDVTAVVIDGAGERGLCAGGDIKAIHADALAGTGTSIDYWRDEYRLNVLISRFPRPVLALMDGIVMGGGVGISAHAGHRVVTERSRVGMPEVGIGVIPDVGGTWLLSRTPGQLGLHLGLTGQPMSGADALLAGFADHFVPADDLGALTDAVAEDGVEAALAAFAQHPPASALAAEREWIDRCYVGRDVADILDRLDREANPAAARDAAAIRSASPTSVTVALRAIRGAGARTLDEAIEVEFALMGHALRQPDLVEGIRAQVVDKDRNPQWRPATLDAVGSVDHWFTAPATEPVFPWSGLPSVSRPTAK from the coding sequence ATGACCGCGACCACCGCCATCGCCCCGAACGGCACCACACCGGCGTCCGCCGATGCTTCGGTCCTGATCCGCGTCGACCGCGGCATCGGGCGGATCACCCTGAACCGCCCGCGGCAGCTCAACGCGATCAACCACGAGATGGTCCACACCATCACGGCCGCGTTGCAGGAGTGGGCGGCCGACCGGGACGTCACCGCGGTCGTCATCGACGGCGCCGGTGAACGGGGCCTGTGCGCGGGCGGCGACATCAAGGCGATCCACGCGGACGCGCTGGCCGGCACGGGGACGTCCATCGACTACTGGCGGGACGAGTACCGGCTGAACGTGCTGATCTCACGGTTCCCCCGCCCGGTGCTCGCGCTGATGGACGGGATCGTGATGGGCGGCGGCGTGGGCATCTCGGCGCACGCCGGGCACCGGGTCGTGACCGAACGGTCCCGCGTCGGCATGCCCGAGGTGGGCATCGGCGTCATCCCGGACGTCGGCGGCACCTGGCTGCTGTCGCGGACGCCCGGGCAGCTGGGTCTGCACCTCGGATTGACCGGGCAACCCATGTCCGGGGCCGACGCGCTCCTCGCCGGGTTCGCCGACCACTTCGTCCCCGCCGACGATCTCGGCGCCCTGACCGACGCGGTCGCCGAGGACGGGGTCGAGGCGGCGCTGGCGGCCTTCGCCCAGCACCCACCGGCCAGCGCACTGGCAGCTGAACGGGAGTGGATCGACCGGTGCTACGTCGGCCGCGACGTCGCCGACATCCTGGACCGCCTGGACCGCGAGGCGAACCCCGCCGCCGCCCGGGACGCCGCCGCGATCCGGTCGGCCAGCCCCACCTCGGTGACGGTCGCGCTGCGGGCCATCCGGGGGGCCGGCGCCCGCACCCTGGACGAGGCCATCGAGGTCGAGTTCGCGCTGATGGGCCACGCGTTGCGGCAGCCGGACCTGGTGGAGGGCATCCGCGCCCAGGTCGTGGACAAGGACCGGAACCCGCAATGGCGACCCGCCACGCTGGACGCGGTGGGTTCGGTCGACCATTGGTTCACGGCCCCGGCCACGGAACCCGTCTTCCCGTGGTCGGGCCTGCCGTCCGTGTCCCGTCCGACAGCGAAGTAG
- a CDS encoding enoyl-CoA hydratase: MTEYETILVSRPSQAPRVALITLNRPKALNALNRQLMLELVGAVTELDRDPDVGAVVITGSERAFAAGADIREMQPQGFPGVYVDDLFREWDRLADVRIPLVAAVAGHALGGGCELAMLCDILLAADNATFGQPEIRLGVIPGIGGSQRLTRAVGKAKAMDLVLTGRTMGVEEAERSGLVSRIVPLADLLDEALKTAATIAGYSSPVVSMAKEAVNRSYETTLAEGIRFERRVFHSIFATADQKEGMAAFVEKRAADFTHS, encoded by the coding sequence ATGACCGAGTACGAGACGATTCTGGTGTCGCGGCCCTCCCAGGCGCCGCGGGTCGCGCTCATCACCCTGAACCGCCCGAAGGCCCTGAACGCCCTCAACCGGCAGCTCATGCTCGAACTCGTCGGCGCGGTCACCGAGCTGGACCGCGACCCCGATGTCGGGGCAGTCGTCATCACCGGCTCCGAGCGGGCGTTCGCGGCGGGCGCGGACATCCGGGAGATGCAGCCGCAGGGTTTCCCGGGGGTCTACGTCGACGACCTGTTCCGTGAGTGGGACCGGCTGGCCGACGTCCGCATCCCCCTCGTCGCGGCGGTCGCCGGGCACGCCCTCGGCGGTGGCTGCGAACTGGCCATGCTGTGTGACATCCTGCTGGCCGCCGACAACGCGACATTCGGCCAGCCCGAGATCCGGCTCGGCGTTATCCCGGGCATCGGCGGGTCACAGCGGCTGACCCGGGCGGTGGGCAAGGCCAAGGCCATGGACCTGGTGCTCACCGGCCGGACGATGGGCGTCGAGGAGGCCGAGCGCAGCGGCTTGGTCTCCCGGATCGTGCCGCTGGCCGATCTGCTGGACGAGGCGCTGAAGACGGCGGCCACCATCGCCGGCTACAGCTCGCCGGTCGTCTCGATGGCCAAGGAAGCCGTGAACCGTTCGTACGAAACGACTCTCGCCGAAGGTATCCGCTTCGAGCGGCGCGTGTTCCACAGCATCTTCGCGACCGCCGACCAGAAGGAAGGCATGGCCGCGTTCGTCGAGAAGCGCGCCGCCGACTTCACCCACTCGTAG
- a CDS encoding electron transfer flavoprotein subunit beta/FixA family protein has product MTTIVVACKYVPDSTGDRSFEPDGTVDREAVDGLLSELDEYAVEQALQIAENHGGEVTVLTVGPADAVDALRKALQMGAHQAVHVTDEAIAGSDVFATSAVLAAAIGRLDADIVLFGMASTDGGGGVVPTLVADRLDLPALTHASSVTVDGSTVRITRDGDTVVQQIEASTPVVVSVTDRTDPARYPTFKGIMSAKKKTVTEWSLADLGLSADQVGLERALTSVLDAERRPARTAGEIVTDDGDAGVKLVDFLTTHKFV; this is encoded by the coding sequence ATGACCACCATCGTCGTCGCCTGCAAGTACGTCCCCGACTCGACCGGCGATCGGTCGTTCGAGCCGGACGGCACCGTCGACCGGGAAGCGGTCGACGGTCTGCTGTCCGAGCTGGACGAGTACGCCGTCGAACAGGCCCTGCAGATCGCCGAGAACCACGGCGGTGAGGTCACCGTGCTGACCGTGGGGCCGGCCGACGCCGTGGACGCCCTGCGCAAGGCCCTGCAGATGGGCGCGCACCAGGCCGTGCACGTCACGGACGAGGCGATCGCCGGCTCGGACGTCTTCGCCACCTCCGCGGTGCTGGCCGCGGCGATCGGCCGGCTCGACGCGGACATCGTCCTGTTCGGGATGGCGTCCACCGACGGCGGTGGTGGCGTGGTGCCGACCCTGGTCGCGGACCGGCTGGACCTTCCGGCCTTGACCCACGCGTCGTCGGTGACCGTGGACGGCTCGACGGTCCGGATCACCCGGGACGGCGACACGGTGGTGCAGCAGATCGAGGCGAGCACCCCGGTGGTGGTGAGCGTGACCGACCGCACCGACCCGGCCCGGTACCCGACGTTCAAGGGGATCATGTCGGCGAAGAAGAAGACGGTGACCGAGTGGTCGCTGGCCGACCTGGGGCTGTCGGCGGATCAGGTGGGTCTCGAGCGGGCCCTGACGTCGGTGCTGGACGCGGAACGCCGGCCGGCGCGCACCGCGGGCGAGATCGTCACCGACGACGGCGACGCCGGGGTCAAGCTCGTCGACTTCCTGACCACCCACAAGTTCGTCTGA
- a CDS encoding electron transfer flavoprotein subunit alpha/FixB family protein, producing the protein MSEILVLVGGVGADAAVTKPVLELVTLARRWGEPSVVVFGSTPDVDLLGRYGVSTVYRFDGPEYADHLIAPRAEALAALVANRAPVGVLATASTDDREIAARVALRVGAGFVYDAVDVLADADGVRTVQSVFAGNYAVTASFAEGPVVVAVKANAVTPAEVQSPSPASVQVVEHEVSAGARRTRVVASEVKEAASSRPELGGAAIVVSGGRGTGGDFSPIEELADVLGGAVGASRAAVDSGWYPHQFQVGQTGKTVSPQLYLAAGISGAIQHRAGMQTSRTIVAVDKDPEAPIFDLVDFGVVGDLKVVLAQATAEIAARRG; encoded by the coding sequence ATGTCCGAGATCCTGGTGCTGGTCGGCGGTGTCGGCGCGGATGCTGCAGTCACCAAGCCCGTCCTGGAGTTGGTGACACTGGCCCGACGATGGGGCGAGCCGTCGGTGGTGGTGTTCGGGTCGACGCCCGATGTCGACCTGCTCGGTCGGTACGGGGTGTCCACCGTGTACCGCTTCGACGGGCCGGAGTACGCCGACCACCTCATCGCCCCGCGCGCGGAGGCGCTGGCGGCCCTGGTGGCGAACCGGGCACCGGTGGGGGTCCTGGCGACCGCGTCGACCGACGACCGGGAGATCGCGGCGCGGGTGGCCCTGCGCGTCGGCGCGGGCTTCGTCTACGACGCGGTCGACGTGCTGGCCGACGCCGACGGGGTGCGCACCGTGCAGTCCGTCTTCGCCGGGAACTATGCGGTGACAGCGAGTTTCGCCGAGGGGCCGGTGGTCGTCGCGGTCAAGGCCAATGCCGTGACCCCGGCGGAGGTCCAGTCGCCGTCCCCGGCCTCCGTCCAGGTGGTGGAGCACGAGGTCAGCGCCGGGGCCCGGCGGACCCGGGTCGTCGCGTCCGAGGTGAAGGAGGCGGCGTCCAGTCGTCCGGAGCTCGGCGGGGCGGCCATCGTGGTGTCCGGCGGACGCGGCACCGGCGGCGACTTCTCGCCGATCGAGGAACTCGCGGACGTCCTGGGCGGCGCCGTCGGCGCCTCCCGGGCGGCCGTCGATTCCGGGTGGTACCCGCACCAGTTCCAGGTCGGCCAGACCGGCAAGACGGTCTCCCCGCAGCTGTACCTGGCCGCCGGCATCAGTGGGGCCATCCAGCATCGGGCCGGGATGCAGACCAGCCGGACCATCGTCGCCGTCGACAAGGACCCTGAGGCGCCCATCTTCGACCTCGTCGACTTCGGCGTCGTCGGTGATCTGAAGGTCGTGCTGGCCCAGGCCACGGCCGAGATCGCCGCCCGTCGAGGCTGA
- a CDS encoding thiolase family protein — translation MNEAVLVDVVRTPSGKGKPGGGLSALHPVDLLAGAIGELVTRTGIDPGAIEDVIVGVLSQAGRQAVNVGRNAALAAGLPETVPGTTVDRQCGSALQATQFAVSGVMAGFYDIVLAGGVEMMSHNPINHAFMGQDPWGERIARRYPGGLIGQGLSAELVAARYGYAREELDSFAALSHQRATTARDTGVFDVEIVPVGTPRGELRDDETIRSGTGLADLARLPAVFRSDEAARRIPEATWVVTAGNSSPLTDGASVALIMSASRAAQLGLRPRARFVAGAVVGSDPVEMLTGVVPATQRVLDRAGLTLADVDAYEVNEAFAPVPLYWRDQLHADPERLNPYGGAIALGHALGSSGTRLLATLLNRLERTGGRYGLETLCEGQGMANAIVIERL, via the coding sequence ATGAACGAGGCCGTGCTCGTCGACGTCGTCCGCACTCCCAGCGGCAAGGGCAAGCCGGGCGGCGGGCTCAGCGCCCTGCACCCGGTCGACCTGCTGGCCGGGGCCATCGGCGAACTGGTCACCCGCACCGGCATCGACCCGGGCGCCATCGAGGACGTCATCGTGGGTGTGCTGTCCCAGGCCGGGCGCCAGGCGGTCAACGTCGGTCGCAACGCCGCCCTGGCCGCGGGACTTCCCGAGACGGTGCCGGGCACCACGGTGGACCGCCAGTGCGGTTCGGCCCTGCAGGCCACCCAGTTCGCCGTCAGCGGGGTGATGGCCGGCTTCTACGACATCGTCCTGGCCGGCGGGGTCGAGATGATGAGCCACAACCCGATCAACCACGCCTTCATGGGACAGGACCCGTGGGGCGAGCGGATCGCCCGGCGCTACCCCGGGGGTCTGATCGGGCAGGGACTGTCCGCCGAACTGGTCGCCGCGCGGTACGGGTACGCGCGGGAGGAGCTGGACTCCTTCGCCGCACTGTCGCACCAGCGGGCCACGACTGCCCGGGACACCGGTGTGTTCGACGTCGAGATCGTGCCGGTCGGCACGCCGCGCGGCGAGCTCCGGGACGACGAGACCATCCGCTCAGGAACCGGTCTCGCCGATCTGGCCCGGCTGCCGGCGGTGTTTCGCAGCGACGAGGCGGCCCGCCGGATTCCCGAGGCCACCTGGGTGGTGACGGCCGGCAACTCGTCCCCACTCACCGACGGGGCGTCCGTCGCGCTCATCATGAGTGCCAGCCGGGCGGCGCAACTCGGCCTGCGACCCCGGGCCCGGTTCGTCGCCGGCGCCGTCGTCGGGTCCGACCCGGTGGAGATGCTGACCGGCGTCGTCCCCGCGACGCAACGGGTGCTCGACCGCGCCGGCCTCACCCTGGCCGACGTCGACGCCTATGAAGTGAACGAGGCGTTCGCGCCGGTCCCGCTGTACTGGCGGGATCAACTGCACGCCGATCCTGAGCGCCTGAACCCGTACGGCGGGGCCATCGCCCTGGGACATGCGCTCGGTTCGTCGGGCACCCGCCTGCTGGCGACACTGCTCAACCGCCTGGAACGCACCGGCGGACGCTACGGACTGGAAACGCTTTGCGAGGGCCAGGGTATGGCCAACGCCATCGTCATCGAACGACTCTGA
- a CDS encoding SDR family NAD(P)-dependent oxidoreductase — MALPDTAALVTGGASGLGLATARHLTSLGARVQVLDLAPREGVTEQLRSEGIGFSVGDVRDPEAVTAALDQATADGLPLRVLVNCAGIVTGARVVGSKGAHPLDTFARTIDINLVGMFNVIRLAAERMAGNDVAGEDRGVIVTTASVAAFDGQIGQAAYAASKAGVAGMTLPLARDLARHAIRVVSIAPGIFETPMFDGLSEDAKTSLSAQVPHPQRLGRPAEYAALVAHIVANPMLNGETIRLDGAIRMPPQ; from the coding sequence ATGGCGCTACCGGACACCGCAGCTCTCGTCACCGGCGGGGCCTCCGGCCTCGGACTGGCGACCGCCCGCCACCTCACCAGCCTCGGAGCCCGGGTCCAGGTGCTCGACCTCGCCCCCCGGGAGGGCGTCACCGAGCAGCTGCGATCCGAAGGCATCGGCTTCTCGGTCGGCGACGTCCGCGACCCGGAGGCCGTCACCGCCGCGCTGGATCAGGCGACCGCCGACGGGCTCCCGCTGCGCGTCCTGGTCAACTGCGCCGGCATCGTCACCGGTGCGCGGGTGGTCGGCAGCAAGGGCGCCCATCCGCTCGACACCTTCGCCCGCACCATCGACATCAACCTGGTCGGGATGTTCAACGTGATCCGGCTGGCCGCCGAACGGATGGCCGGCAACGACGTGGCCGGCGAGGACCGCGGCGTCATCGTCACCACCGCCTCGGTCGCCGCGTTTGACGGGCAGATCGGTCAGGCCGCCTACGCGGCATCCAAGGCCGGCGTCGCCGGGATGACCCTCCCGCTGGCCCGTGACCTGGCCCGGCACGCCATCCGCGTCGTGTCGATCGCCCCTGGGATCTTCGAGACCCCCATGTTCGACGGGCTCTCCGAGGACGCGAAGACCTCCCTGAGCGCCCAGGTCCCGCACCCGCAGCGGCTCGGACGGCCGGCCGAGTACGCCGCCCTGGTCGCCCACATCGTCGCCAACCCCATGCTGAACGGCGAGACCATCCGGCTCGACGGCGCCATTCGCATGCCGCCGCAGTAG
- a CDS encoding TetR/AcrR family transcriptional regulator, which produces MTRSGVQPTTARRSDLLDALADLFLAEGFMSFTLDQLTERLRCSKSTLYTLAPSKEQLSRTVIKHYFRRSAAAVEDKVSAVDGDVEVYLNSVAEELRPAQPAFYRDLDLFPPGREVYEQNVVYATQRVQELIAKGVAAGVYRPVDSEFVADLIANALARIGRGEVARATGIDDSRAFQLLSDTVMGGLRA; this is translated from the coding sequence ATGACACGTTCCGGGGTTCAACCGACCACCGCGCGCCGGTCGGACCTGCTCGACGCCCTGGCCGACCTGTTCCTGGCCGAGGGCTTCATGTCCTTCACCCTCGACCAGTTGACCGAGCGGCTGCGGTGCTCCAAGAGCACGCTCTACACCCTGGCCCCGAGCAAGGAGCAGTTGTCCCGGACGGTCATCAAGCACTACTTCCGGCGGTCCGCCGCGGCGGTCGAGGACAAGGTGTCCGCGGTCGACGGTGACGTCGAGGTGTACTTGAACAGCGTCGCCGAGGAGCTGCGTCCGGCGCAGCCGGCGTTCTACCGCGACCTCGACCTCTTCCCCCCGGGGCGAGAGGTCTACGAGCAGAACGTCGTGTACGCCACGCAGCGGGTCCAGGAACTCATCGCCAAGGGCGTGGCCGCGGGCGTCTACCGGCCGGTCGACTCGGAGTTCGTGGCCGACCTCATCGCCAACGCCCTGGCCCGCATCGGCCGGGGCGAGGTGGCCCGGGCCACCGGCATCGACGACTCGCGGGCGTTCCAACTGCTGTCGGACACGGTCATGGGCGGGCTGCGCGCCTGA
- a CDS encoding helix-turn-helix transcriptional regulator, producing the protein MIAEPLTESVDRVLGLRLKQFQQATRLPVVFAGATRRHRAGVELRIGHVRGVLGPGLVDLQVNRGRGLGGSVLAAQQLRVVHDYASTTTITHDFDDVVVRQERLGSIFALPIVIGGRIRAVVYGAVRGSQRIGDVVLDQATTFAGSLRREIAATAEVDVEPDPMPHTRLALGELLRLSAETTDPARRDRLRELVAELRTLTGDEPAPSGDGRPLAPRETEVLHLVATGLSNREAAASLGLAEETVRAYLRSAMRKLGVGNRTAAVHVARSLGCL; encoded by the coding sequence GTGATCGCAGAACCGCTCACCGAATCGGTGGACCGGGTCCTCGGCCTGCGCCTGAAGCAATTCCAGCAGGCGACCCGTCTGCCCGTGGTCTTCGCCGGCGCGACCCGGCGCCACCGCGCCGGCGTCGAACTGCGCATCGGTCACGTCCGCGGGGTGCTCGGTCCGGGCCTGGTCGATCTGCAGGTCAACCGCGGACGCGGCCTCGGTGGCTCCGTGCTCGCCGCCCAGCAGCTGCGGGTCGTCCACGACTACGCCTCGACGACGACCATCACCCATGACTTCGACGACGTCGTCGTCCGCCAGGAGCGTCTGGGCTCGATCTTCGCGCTGCCCATAGTGATCGGGGGGCGGATCCGGGCGGTGGTCTACGGAGCGGTCCGCGGCTCGCAACGCATCGGTGACGTCGTGCTGGACCAGGCGACGACATTCGCGGGGAGTCTGCGGCGGGAGATCGCGGCCACGGCCGAGGTCGACGTCGAACCCGACCCGATGCCGCACACCCGCCTGGCTCTCGGCGAACTGCTGCGGCTGTCCGCCGAGACCACCGACCCGGCACGGCGCGACCGGCTCCGTGAGCTGGTCGCGGAACTACGCACCCTCACCGGCGACGAGCCGGCGCCGTCCGGGGACGGCCGACCGTTGGCGCCACGCGAGACCGAGGTACTGCACCTGGTCGCCACCGGCCTGTCCAACCGCGAGGCGGCCGCGAGCCTGGGTCTGGCGGAGGAGACGGTCCGGGCCTATCTGCGCAGTGCGATGCGCAAGCTCGGGGTCGGAAACCGCACGGCAGCAGTGCATGTCGCCCGTAGCCTGGGCTGTCTCTGA